The following is a genomic window from Chitinophaga caseinilytica.
TGCCATTGGCCGTCTCCATAGGTGAGCGATCCGCGGTAGCCGTTGACGAGGGTTTGCGCTTGCTGCGCAGGGTAACTGCCGCTCCAGGGCGCGTTGTAGGTCACGGTTTTGCCGATCGCCTTGTGATAATTGACGGGCACGGTCACGGGGCGGCCCATGAGCATCGTGTCGCGGAAGATGGCGGCTGTGAGGGTTGCAGTGCCGGGGACTTCCACCGGTTTTACGTACAACGTCGAATTCGCTGTGGGGCGCGAGCCGTCGAGCGTATAGCGGACCACGGGTTGGAATTGTTCGGTCTGGAAGGAAACGATCGTTTGTTTGCGAATGGTGTCGATCACCGTTTTCGGTTCCAGCTGCCACGACGGGCGGTAGTAATTCACCTGTTTCCTTTGGAGGAGGCGGTAATGCGCCTGCAGGCGGGTCTTGAAATCTTCCCATCCGCGTTTTTCCTGTTGCGACCACAGTACTTCCGACAGGGCGATCATGCGCGGGAACACCATGTATTCCACCTGGTAGGTGGTGGGCATATATTCCGCCCACACGTTCGCCTGTGCGCCGAGGACGTGATGGGCTTTTTCTGCGGGAAGCTCGGCGGGGATGGGCTCGTAGGCATATACTTTCGAAAGCGGAAGGTAGCCGCCGATGGTGAGGGGCTCGGTAGACGGGTCTGACTGGTAGCTGTCGAAATAACAATAACCGCCGGGCGTCATCACCACGTCGTGCCCTTCGGAAGCGGCCGTGATACCGCCTTTCTCGCCGCGCCAGCTCATGACGGTGGCTTCCGGCGCGAGGCCGCCTTCGAGGATTTCGTCCCAGCCCATCAGTTTGCGGTTGTGGGCGATGAGGAATTTCTCCATGCGTTTCACCGCGTAGCTCTGGAGGGCTTCTTCGTTGGCGAGGCCATGCTCCTTCATGCGGCGCTGGCATTTGGGGCATTTCTTCCAGGCAGATTTATCAGCTTCGTCGCCGCCGATGTGGATGTATTGCGAAGGGAAGATATCCATCACTTCGCGCAGCACATCTTCGAGGAAAGTAAAAGTGCTATCGTTGCCCAGGCAGAACTCCGATTGTTTATAAGGCTCGCCCGCGCAGGAAAGGTGCGGGTAAACGGCCAGTACCTCTTCCGAATGCCCCGGCATTTCGATTTCCGGGATCACGGTGATGCCCCGGCGCGCGGCGTATGCCACTACGGCGCGGGCTTCGTCCTGCGTGTAAAAGCCGCCATAGGCGTTGGGATTGCCTTCTTCCACATAATGCCGCGGGCTTTTCCACCATTCCATGTAATTGGCGTGCGTGCGCCATGCGGCTTTCTGGGTGAGCGCCGGATATTTTTTGATCTCGAGGCGCCAGCCGGCACCGTCGGTAATATGCCAATGGAAAACGTTCATCTTGTACATCGCCATGAGGTCGATGTATTTGTACACGAAAGTGAGGGGGAAGAAGTGGCGGGAT
Proteins encoded in this region:
- a CDS encoding beta-N-acetylhexosaminidase, with translation MKRLGLIALLAAGMQAQAQTGRVNVIPAPVQVQEQTGQFTITPQTAITADAPFGEVAALLSEHSGMPFRKAGMGNVRILREITRQVADSAAYRLLIGPKEIRIYASGRAGALHGIYTLLQIMATQPDPKILPAVAISDRPRFGYRGLHLDVSRHFFPLTFVYKYIDLMAMYKMNVFHWHITDGAGWRLEIKKYPALTQKAAWRTHANYMEWWKSPRHYVEEGNPNAYGGFYTQDEARAVVAYAARRGITVIPEIEMPGHSEEVLAVYPHLSCAGEPYKQSEFCLGNDSTFTFLEDVLREVMDIFPSQYIHIGGDEADKSAWKKCPKCQRRMKEHGLANEEALQSYAVKRMEKFLIAHNRKLMGWDEILEGGLAPEATVMSWRGEKGGITAASEGHDVVMTPGGYCYFDSYQSDPSTEPLTIGGYLPLSKVYAYEPIPAELPAEKAHHVLGAQANVWAEYMPTTYQVEYMVFPRMIALSEVLWSQQEKRGWEDFKTRLQAHYRLLQRKQVNYYRPSWQLEPKTVIDTIRKQTIVSFQTEQFQPVVRYTLDGSRPTANSTLYVKPVEVPGTATLTAAIFRDTMLMGRPVTVPVNYHKAIGKTVTYNAPWSGSYPAQQAQTLVNGYRGSLTYGDGQWQGFLGKGVDVTIDLGESQPLESLSIGFMQLTGPGVYMPPHVQVQIADDVRELALTATVTMENDVPPTHEKLIFKDFKFNLSGRHGRYIRVIAPVQKGFLFTDEIIVY